Proteins encoded within one genomic window of Phototrophicus methaneseepsis:
- a CDS encoding S41 family peptidase yields the protein MVFIRKYAKKIQSVLLFLAIFAAGFAFGNLNPTSQAQAVFGDTEEAFAPLYQTFSLIQSEYVDAVDVDVPDLVDGAIQGMVESLGDQYSGYLDPDNYVMFNSDLSGDVEGIGVVIRTDEETGEIEVVNVLEGAAARAAGVLPGDIFWEVDGQSVTGLNQTELASLVRGPAGTDVTILFKRDEEFVEFTITRVQFSVPIVTNEVLDNNIAYLKLAEFNANARQELDAALAELDVNSRDGLIFDLRGNPGGLLRSAVDVASLFIEDGVILYESFGDGREDIFEATGNYGNIEVPIVVLVDEGSASASELVSGAMQDREVATLIGEVTFGKGTVQTIQPLDNGGGLRLTVARYLLPSRNWIHDVGVQPDIIVDWNPETVEELEGEDPQLQAAVEFLTTGATEAAEQ from the coding sequence ATGGTTTTTATTCGTAAATATGCCAAGAAAATCCAGTCGGTATTGCTGTTCCTGGCAATCTTCGCGGCTGGTTTTGCTTTTGGCAACCTTAACCCGACTAGCCAAGCCCAGGCTGTCTTCGGCGACACAGAAGAAGCCTTTGCACCTTTATATCAGACGTTTTCGCTGATTCAGTCAGAATATGTCGATGCTGTTGACGTTGATGTGCCCGATCTCGTTGATGGCGCTATCCAGGGTATGGTGGAATCCCTGGGAGATCAATACAGCGGCTATCTCGACCCGGACAACTATGTCATGTTCAATTCGGACCTTTCCGGCGATGTCGAAGGGATTGGCGTTGTCATCCGCACGGATGAAGAGACGGGTGAGATTGAAGTCGTCAATGTATTGGAAGGTGCGGCAGCTCGTGCGGCAGGTGTCCTACCGGGGGATATCTTCTGGGAAGTGGACGGTCAGAGCGTAACGGGCCTCAACCAGACAGAGTTAGCCAGCCTAGTGCGTGGTCCCGCCGGCACAGATGTGACGATTCTCTTTAAGCGCGATGAAGAATTTGTTGAATTCACCATCACGCGCGTTCAATTCAGTGTACCGATCGTAACGAATGAAGTGCTAGACAATAATATCGCCTATCTCAAGCTAGCAGAATTCAACGCAAATGCACGCCAGGAATTAGACGCGGCCCTTGCTGAACTTGATGTGAACTCGCGCGATGGGCTGATCTTCGACCTCCGTGGTAATCCAGGCGGGCTGTTAAGATCTGCCGTTGATGTGGCGAGCCTGTTCATTGAGGATGGCGTCATCCTGTACGAATCCTTTGGTGATGGCCGTGAAGACATTTTTGAAGCAACGGGCAACTACGGCAACATTGAGGTTCCTATTGTCGTGCTCGTTGATGAAGGCAGCGCCAGCGCCTCTGAACTTGTTAGTGGTGCGATGCAGGACCGTGAGGTCGCGACCTTAATTGGCGAGGTCACCTTTGGTAAAGGAACTGTCCAGACCATTCAGCCGCTTGATAACGGTGGCGGACTGCGTCTGACTGTCGCGCGCTACCTGCTACCTAGCCGCAACTGGATCCATGATGTCGGCGTGCAGCCAGATATTATCGTCGATTGGAACCCTGAAACTGTCGAAGAGCTTGAAGGCGAAGACCCACAGTTACAGGCCGCTGTTGAATTTTTGACAACAGGCGCAACAGAAGCCGCTGAACAATAA
- a CDS encoding ADP-ribosylglycohydrolase family protein yields the protein MYDVGDCIHPLLAGFALGDALGYATQGRSLEAIRQQYGDAGITTMPDYSEATPRFARLMAEPEKGELILFSEVPGTDVLVKMACEKLPPEHYLKQLVAYFVDDPIYETALLRVGHVLGWGSEERALRHLGQGEHAAEILSMALYCILRYEDSLPRAVLRAANTDGASDKLAAIVGMVMTIYHGMDSIPSGWCRTVPDFSQLPTLVERLAGTIQERLR from the coding sequence ATGTATGACGTTGGTGACTGTATACATCCGTTACTGGCAGGTTTTGCTCTCGGCGATGCGCTTGGATATGCGACACAGGGGCGTTCGCTAGAGGCTATCCGCCAGCAATATGGTGATGCCGGTATAACGACGATGCCAGATTATAGCGAAGCGACGCCACGATTCGCACGGTTGATGGCTGAACCTGAAAAGGGCGAACTTATCTTGTTTAGCGAAGTGCCGGGTACAGATGTATTGGTGAAGATGGCCTGTGAAAAATTGCCCCCTGAGCATTATCTCAAACAGTTGGTCGCCTATTTTGTAGATGATCCAATTTACGAGACGGCTTTACTACGAGTTGGTCATGTTCTAGGGTGGGGCAGCGAAGAACGAGCTTTGCGCCATTTAGGGCAGGGTGAGCACGCTGCGGAGATTTTATCGATGGCACTCTATTGTATCCTGCGTTACGAAGATTCATTGCCTAGGGCGGTATTGCGGGCTGCAAACACAGACGGAGCAAGCGACAAACTCGCGGCTATCGTCGGCATGGTGATGACCATCTATCATGGTATGGATTCCATTCCGTCCGGTTGGTGCAGAACTGTGCCGGATTTTAGTCAACTGCCGACGCTCGTTGAACGACTTGCCGGGACTATACAAGAGCGGTTGCGATGA
- a CDS encoding CoA transferase subunit A: MSAQWVSLEEAAALIQDGMTLALGGLMLYRRPVAFVRALLERDVRPSSLNLLCFTAGYESDLLVGAGCVATMHSCYIGLEAFGFAPMFTQSAQDGSLAVVEETEASIVLGIQAALAGVPSLPSRAWLGTDMLMIRQDVKTSFDPYTSEEVVAFPAIHCDVAVIHALAADRAGNILLNNNLGIDKELVLLADTVIVTVEEQVDSLTQHDGFILPEILIDYLVVSPRGAWPTSCYPSYSVDGHELLRYVDMCTQGLFDTYLQTVSKL, encoded by the coding sequence ATGAGTGCTCAATGGGTTTCATTAGAAGAGGCTGCGGCACTTATCCAGGATGGTATGACGCTAGCATTGGGGGGATTGATGCTGTATCGGCGTCCTGTTGCTTTTGTACGGGCTTTGCTTGAACGGGATGTTAGGCCATCATCGCTGAACTTATTGTGCTTCACAGCCGGTTATGAATCAGATCTGCTGGTAGGGGCTGGCTGTGTTGCAACAATGCATAGCTGCTATATAGGACTTGAAGCATTTGGCTTTGCGCCTATGTTTACCCAATCAGCCCAGGATGGGTCGTTGGCTGTCGTTGAAGAGACAGAAGCGAGCATAGTCCTCGGGATTCAGGCTGCGCTGGCAGGTGTGCCATCTTTGCCGTCGCGGGCGTGGCTGGGCACGGATATGCTGATGATTCGTCAGGATGTCAAAACAAGCTTTGATCCGTATACGAGCGAAGAAGTTGTGGCATTCCCCGCGATTCACTGTGATGTCGCAGTGATTCATGCATTGGCTGCGGATCGGGCTGGTAATATCCTGCTAAACAATAATTTGGGCATAGATAAAGAACTTGTACTCCTGGCTGATACCGTCATTGTCACCGTGGAAGAGCAGGTGGATTCTCTGACGCAGCATGATGGGTTTATCCTGCCGGAGATTTTGATTGATTATCTTGTGGTATCGCCCAGGGGCGCATGGCCGACAAGTTGCTATCCATCTTACTCTGTAGACGGTCATGAACTGCTGCGCTATGTGGATATGTGCACGCAGGGGCTGTTCGATACATACTTGCAAACAGTCTCTAAACTGTAA
- a CDS encoding thiamine ABC transporter substrate-binding protein, with protein sequence MKSPIRFIIVVMVVLSTAIFARAQDTETLRVLTHDSFNVSEDVLTAFEEETGITVEILRAGDAGQVVNQSILAAGNPLGDVLYGVDNTFLSRALENDLFIPYQSPLLENVDESFIFDDAYSVTPIDYGDVCLNYDIGYFEENELALPDSLEALTDEAYQGLLVVENPATSSPGLAFLLATINQFGTEGDYTYLDYWTDLVENDVLITDGWSDAYYTYFTAASEDGTYPLVVSYASSPPVTYDEDLEAATTASIVADGTCFRQIEYAGILNGTEKEEVAQQFIDFLLSVDFQEDLTLQMYVFPVNEEAELPELFADYAQIPENPVLLDVVDIEENREAWIEAWTETVLR encoded by the coding sequence ATGAAGTCCCCAATCCGTTTTATCATCGTTGTGATGGTTGTGTTGTCGACGGCCATCTTCGCCCGGGCGCAGGACACTGAAACGCTGCGTGTTCTCACCCATGATAGTTTCAACGTTAGTGAAGACGTCCTCACGGCTTTTGAAGAAGAAACGGGCATCACCGTTGAGATTTTGCGTGCCGGTGATGCTGGTCAGGTTGTTAATCAATCGATCCTGGCTGCTGGTAACCCCCTGGGTGATGTGCTTTACGGTGTGGATAACACCTTCTTGAGCCGTGCCCTTGAGAATGATCTGTTCATTCCTTATCAATCACCTCTCTTAGAAAATGTGGATGAGTCCTTCATTTTCGATGATGCCTATAGCGTCACGCCAATTGACTATGGCGATGTTTGCTTGAACTACGATATTGGCTACTTTGAAGAGAATGAATTAGCCCTACCAGATTCATTGGAAGCGCTGACTGATGAGGCCTATCAGGGGTTGCTCGTTGTTGAAAATCCAGCGACATCTTCGCCGGGTTTGGCTTTCTTGCTGGCGACGATTAACCAATTCGGTACAGAAGGTGACTATACCTATCTCGATTATTGGACTGATCTTGTCGAGAATGATGTGCTCATCACGGATGGCTGGAGCGATGCCTATTACACTTACTTCACAGCAGCCAGTGAAGATGGTACTTATCCGCTGGTCGTAAGCTATGCAAGCAGCCCGCCAGTTACCTATGATGAAGACCTGGAGGCTGCAACAACAGCCAGCATCGTGGCTGATGGCACTTGCTTCCGCCAGATTGAATATGCGGGTATCTTGAACGGCACTGAAAAAGAAGAGGTTGCGCAGCAGTTCATCGATTTCTTGCTGAGTGTGGATTTCCAGGAAGATTTGACTTTGCAAATGTACGTCTTCCCTGTGAATGAAGAAGCGGAACTGCCGGAATTGTTTGCTGATTACGCGCAGATACCGGAAAATCCTGTGTTGCTGGATGTCGTTGATATTGAAGAAAATCGTGAAGCCTGGATCGAAGCGTGGACAGAAACCGTTCTTCGTTAG
- a CDS encoding ABC transporter permease, producing MDRNRSSLDRLWHYLRYGLLLVPVLFLGIFFVYPLVSIFDLSLRPDGVLDLSGFLRLATSDYYRDTLWFTLLQASLSTLLTIILAIPGAYVFVHYRFPGRSLLMSLMTLPFVLPTVVVAAAFLALIGPRGLLNTTLMTWFGLETAPIQLTQTLTLILIVHVFYNYAVALRMIAGYWAGLSARIEDAARTLGAHGWRLWWYVRLPMLRPAITSAALLVFIFTFTSFGVVLILGGIRFATLEVQIYYQARNLLNLPMAAALSLVQIGIMLVMMIVYTRLQQRMTSASTRAPIQPNRPSTTKDWLLLGGNLLFMALMLVMPLLALVLRAITVDGQFSLAYFTGLSMNPRDSILFVPPAVAVRNSLFFAGITTVFALLLGTITAYLIGSRTLPRWIGAVFDPLFMLPLATSAVTLGFGFIIALDEPPLDLRSSWVLIPIAHTLVAMPFVVRSVLPALRNIPASVQEAAQVLGASPWQVWRWIDLPLLSRGLVVGATFAFAVSMGEFGASVFVARPDTPTMPVVIFRLLGQPGAENYGQALALSTLLLLVCLSSFVAIERFRDIGVGEF from the coding sequence GTGGACAGAAACCGTTCTTCGTTAGATCGCCTATGGCATTATCTCCGGTACGGGCTGCTGCTCGTACCGGTGCTTTTTCTAGGCATTTTCTTTGTATATCCCCTGGTCTCGATTTTTGACCTGAGCTTGCGCCCAGATGGTGTGCTTGATTTAAGTGGATTTTTACGGCTGGCGACATCCGATTATTATCGCGATACGCTCTGGTTCACGCTGCTGCAAGCATCATTGTCAACGCTCCTCACGATTATTCTGGCGATCCCTGGGGCTTATGTATTCGTGCATTATCGTTTCCCAGGGCGATCGCTGTTGATGTCCTTGATGACATTACCCTTTGTGCTGCCGACTGTCGTGGTGGCCGCGGCCTTTCTCGCGCTTATTGGGCCGCGTGGCTTGCTCAACACAACCCTGATGACATGGTTTGGCCTTGAAACTGCGCCTATTCAACTGACGCAAACGCTCACGCTGATATTGATTGTGCACGTTTTCTATAACTATGCGGTGGCGTTGCGTATGATTGCTGGCTATTGGGCGGGCTTATCGGCACGGATCGAAGATGCAGCCCGTACATTAGGCGCGCATGGTTGGCGCTTATGGTGGTATGTGCGTTTGCCGATGCTGCGCCCTGCGATTACGTCAGCAGCCTTGCTGGTTTTTATTTTCACGTTCACCAGCTTTGGCGTGGTGCTGATTTTGGGCGGCATTCGCTTTGCGACGCTGGAAGTGCAAATCTATTATCAGGCACGCAATTTGCTCAACCTGCCGATGGCAGCAGCACTCTCCCTAGTGCAGATCGGCATCATGCTGGTGATGATGATTGTCTATACACGTTTGCAACAGCGCATGACGAGCGCCAGTACGCGTGCGCCTATCCAACCTAATCGCCCTAGCACAACCAAAGATTGGCTGTTGTTGGGCGGTAATTTGCTTTTTATGGCGCTTATGTTGGTGATGCCACTCCTGGCCCTGGTCTTGCGAGCTATCACGGTCGATGGGCAATTCTCGCTGGCTTATTTCACCGGGCTTTCGATGAATCCGCGCGATTCGATCTTGTTTGTGCCACCAGCGGTTGCTGTCCGCAATAGCCTCTTCTTCGCGGGTATCACAACGGTATTTGCACTGCTATTAGGTACGATTACGGCTTATCTGATTGGCAGTCGTACGTTGCCAAGGTGGATCGGGGCTGTGTTCGATCCATTGTTTATGCTGCCCCTGGCGACCAGCGCAGTCACATTAGGGTTTGGCTTTATCATTGCCCTTGATGAACCGCCGCTGGATTTGCGCTCATCGTGGGTACTCATACCCATTGCACATACGCTGGTAGCCATGCCCTTTGTGGTGCGTAGTGTGTTACCGGCTCTCCGTAATATTCCGGCCAGCGTGCAGGAAGCCGCACAGGTTTTAGGGGCATCGCCCTGGCAGGTCTGGCGTTGGATTGATCTGCCGCTTTTAAGCCGGGGTTTGGTTGTAGGCGCGACCTTTGCTTTTGCTGTGAGCATGGGCGAATTTGGTGCGTCTGTCTTTGTGGCGCGGCCTGATACGCCGACCATGCCCGTGGTGATCTTCCGGTTATTGGGCCAGCCGGGTGCTGAAAATTATGGTCAGGCTTTGGCGCTGAGTACGTTACTATTGCTGGTTTGCCTGTCGAGTTTTGTGGCGATTGAGCGCTTCCGTGATATTGGGGTAGGGGAATTTTGA
- a CDS encoding ABC transporter ATP-binding protein, whose product MLVIEDIHLRYGETSVLNGVSLDVEQGEIVCLLGASGSGKTSLLRIVAGLETPQQGRIILAGQSLAGVPTHKRQLGFMFQDYALFPHMNVADNVAFGLQMAGEPRAAREKRVHEQLALVGLAGYEQRNVSQLSGGEQQRVALARSLAPSPRLLMLDEPLGSLDAGLRERLVRELHGIIKQMGLTALYVTHDQAEAFAIADRIAILQQGRLAQIATPQGLYYQPASRYVATFLGLTNFIDVRSIEGEQAQTDYGYFAVDGTPRDGMPRFLLLHPDGLSLADEGIPAIVIEAIFQGDQYDLTLEVSEGVFWQLTMRGRETVPSAGDAVHIAIDPAYVVPLAE is encoded by the coding sequence ATGTTAGTCATTGAGGACATCCACTTACGCTACGGTGAGACATCTGTGTTGAATGGCGTCTCGTTAGATGTGGAACAGGGCGAGATTGTCTGCTTATTAGGCGCCAGCGGCAGCGGTAAAACGAGCCTGCTGCGCATCGTCGCAGGGCTAGAAACACCCCAACAGGGGCGTATCATACTCGCAGGTCAGTCATTAGCAGGTGTACCAACCCATAAGCGCCAGTTGGGCTTTATGTTCCAGGATTATGCGCTTTTTCCTCATATGAATGTGGCTGATAATGTGGCTTTTGGCCTGCAGATGGCAGGTGAACCCCGTGCCGCGCGGGAGAAACGTGTCCATGAGCAGTTGGCGCTGGTTGGGCTTGCCGGGTATGAGCAGCGCAATGTTTCGCAGCTTTCCGGCGGGGAGCAGCAGCGCGTCGCCCTCGCTCGTAGCCTGGCCCCTTCACCACGGCTCTTGATGCTCGATGAACCCCTGGGCTCACTGGATGCAGGGCTGCGTGAGCGTCTCGTCAGGGAATTGCATGGCATTATTAAGCAGATGGGCTTAACGGCACTCTATGTGACTCATGACCAGGCCGAAGCCTTTGCAATTGCGGATCGCATCGCAATTCTACAACAGGGCCGTTTGGCGCAGATTGCAACGCCACAGGGCCTTTATTATCAGCCTGCTTCTCGCTATGTGGCGACTTTCCTGGGATTAACGAATTTCATTGATGTTCGCAGCATTGAAGGCGAACAGGCGCAGACGGACTATGGCTATTTTGCAGTGGATGGTACGCCACGCGATGGTATGCCACGCTTTTTGCTGTTGCATCCTGATGGGTTGTCCCTGGCCGACGAAGGCATTCCCGCTATTGTGATTGAGGCGATTTTCCAGGGGGATCAGTACGACCTCACGCTGGAAGTTAGTGAAGGTGTTTTTTGGCAGCTTACCATGCGTGGGCGCGAAACTGTGCCATCTGCTGGTGATGCTGTTCATATCGCAATTGACCCCGCTTATGTGGTTCCCCTTGCTGAATAA
- a CDS encoding GH1 family beta-glucosidase encodes MAFPDNFVWGAAAASYQIEGAAFADEKGLSVWDVFSHTPGKTWNGDTGDVACDHYNRYQEDVQVMKQIGLQAYRLSISWPRILPEGVGKVNEAGLGFYDKLVDELLEADITPYVTLFHWDYPWELYCRGGWLNRDSADWFADYTDIVVRALGDRVKHWMTLNEPPVFVLVGHQAGRHAPGDQFSDRHIARIIHHVLLTHGKSVQAIRAASPQPAQISWALNTDPSIPVVEDETHINAARETYWGLSNGFWNAGLWLDPVLRGEYPQAALDRWGEYLPIREGDLEEMNQPLDFVGLNIYRGHYVAVEEDGGSNIRSDGRPELEGFEEGYPLTMMDWPVTPEALYWGAKWVNERYGLPIAITENGLASMDWVAVDGAVHDPNRIDFLKRYLRGFGKAGADGIPLHAYFQWSIFDNYEWAEGYRKRFGLVHVNYQTQERILKDSAHWYRQVIESNGAILDE; translated from the coding sequence ATGGCTTTTCCAGATAATTTTGTTTGGGGCGCTGCGGCAGCGAGCTACCAAATTGAAGGTGCTGCCTTTGCAGATGAAAAAGGACTCTCTGTCTGGGACGTTTTTAGCCACACACCCGGCAAAACCTGGAATGGTGATACCGGTGATGTCGCTTGCGATCACTACAATCGCTATCAAGAAGATGTCCAGGTTATGAAGCAAATCGGCTTGCAGGCTTACCGTCTGTCGATTTCATGGCCGCGCATCCTGCCGGAAGGCGTGGGCAAGGTCAATGAGGCTGGCCTTGGATTTTATGATAAGTTGGTTGATGAGTTGCTCGAAGCAGACATCACCCCTTATGTGACTCTGTTCCACTGGGATTATCCCTGGGAGCTATACTGCCGGGGTGGTTGGCTCAATCGTGATAGTGCGGATTGGTTCGCTGACTATACAGATATTGTGGTGAGGGCATTGGGTGACCGCGTTAAGCATTGGATGACGCTCAATGAGCCGCCTGTATTTGTGCTTGTTGGTCATCAGGCTGGGCGCCACGCCCCTGGCGACCAATTCAGTGATCGCCATATCGCCCGCATTATTCATCATGTGTTGCTCACACATGGCAAGAGCGTACAGGCGATTCGTGCCGCATCCCCCCAGCCAGCGCAGATCAGTTGGGCACTCAATACAGATCCTTCCATCCCTGTTGTTGAAGATGAAACACATATCAATGCCGCGCGGGAAACATATTGGGGCTTATCGAACGGTTTCTGGAATGCTGGCCTATGGTTGGACCCTGTCTTACGTGGTGAGTATCCGCAGGCTGCATTGGATCGTTGGGGCGAGTATTTGCCTATCCGCGAAGGCGACCTGGAAGAAATGAACCAGCCGCTCGATTTTGTGGGCTTGAACATCTATCGTGGGCATTATGTCGCTGTTGAGGAAGATGGCGGCTCTAATATTCGTAGCGATGGCCGCCCAGAGCTGGAAGGCTTTGAAGAAGGGTACCCGCTGACAATGATGGATTGGCCTGTGACGCCGGAAGCACTCTACTGGGGTGCTAAATGGGTGAACGAGCGCTATGGTCTGCCGATTGCAATCACTGAAAATGGTCTTGCTTCCATGGATTGGGTCGCGGTTGATGGCGCAGTCCATGACCCGAATCGTATCGACTTCTTGAAGCGGTATCTGCGTGGGTTTGGCAAAGCGGGCGCTGATGGCATCCCGCTTCACGCTTACTTCCAATGGTCGATCTTTGATAACTATGAATGGGCGGAAGGCTATCGTAAGCGCTTTGGCCTTGTCCACGTGAATTATCAGACACAGGAACGCATCCTGAAAGATTCTGCACATTGGTACAGACAGGTGATTGAAAGTAACGGTGCCATCCTGGACGAGTAA
- a CDS encoding DNA topoisomerase subunit B: MPPESKNSAANATYTEENIKYLDPREHVRLRPGMYVGGTDSRALHHLIYEVVDNSIDEALAGRCDHIQVVLHDDGSVAISDNGAGIPVGMNKELGISTLEGVMTKIGMGGKFDSNAYKVSGGLHGVGVSAVNALSAELYADVYRNGFMYRQVYREGLPQADVEKLRPLEDGESTGTTIRFWPDFGVMDQNDFSYPTLATRFREMAFVTPKVTLTLRDERVKPIAREITYYFDGGLGSFVRYLNRNRRPLHDIIHAERDMDFEGKQGNTYTIGVEVAFQYTDGSTTTELAFTNTINTPDGGTHITGLRSAITGVINRHARKLGLLKEKDSNFSGNDTLEGLTAIVSVKHPDPQFESQTKVKLLNQEVQGAVSQVVTDAFNEFLELNPRDARRIIDKCMTSKRAREAARKARDLVRSGPSLLESSTLPGKLADCSDHGDDAEIYIVEGDSAGGSAKQGRDRHFQAILPLRGKILNTERARLDKILDNNEIKAMISALGTGIHEDFDVSKLRYGRVIIMTDADVDGSHIRTLLLTFFFRHMLSLIQEGHLYIAQPPIYLFKNGKQKDYIYPRAGFNDAELLEAALKNYKNPERISFQRYKGLGEMNPDQLWETTMDPENRTLLQVTIEDAAEADRVFDMLMGSSVPPRRRFIQTNAKQVKNLDI; the protein is encoded by the coding sequence ATGCCGCCAGAGTCAAAGAATTCGGCTGCAAATGCCACCTATACAGAAGAGAACATCAAATATCTGGACCCGCGCGAACATGTCCGCTTAAGGCCAGGTATGTACGTTGGCGGTACGGATAGCCGAGCGCTGCACCATCTCATTTATGAAGTGGTGGATAACTCAATTGACGAAGCATTAGCCGGACGCTGTGACCACATCCAGGTCGTTTTACACGATGATGGGTCTGTTGCCATTTCTGATAATGGTGCAGGCATCCCGGTTGGCATGAACAAAGAGCTTGGCATCTCGACGCTTGAAGGCGTTATGACCAAAATCGGCATGGGTGGTAAGTTCGATAGCAACGCCTATAAAGTCAGCGGTGGTCTACACGGTGTGGGTGTCTCCGCAGTAAACGCCCTTTCCGCAGAGCTGTATGCAGATGTCTATCGTAACGGCTTCATGTATCGGCAGGTTTACCGCGAAGGCCTCCCCCAAGCAGATGTCGAAAAACTGCGCCCATTGGAAGACGGCGAAAGCACCGGGACCACGATCCGTTTCTGGCCGGATTTCGGCGTTATGGATCAGAACGATTTTAGTTACCCGACGCTTGCAACGCGCTTCCGCGAAATGGCTTTCGTCACACCTAAAGTGACGCTGACGCTGCGTGACGAACGTGTTAAGCCCATCGCACGTGAAATTACCTACTACTTCGATGGCGGCCTGGGCTCATTCGTGAGGTACCTGAACCGCAATCGCCGTCCACTGCATGATATCATTCATGCTGAGCGTGATATGGATTTCGAAGGCAAACAGGGCAATACCTATACCATTGGGGTTGAAGTTGCCTTCCAATACACAGACGGCTCCACAACCACAGAACTCGCCTTTACCAACACCATCAACACGCCCGATGGTGGTACACATATCACGGGTTTACGCTCAGCCATTACAGGCGTCATCAACCGGCATGCACGTAAGCTTGGTTTGCTTAAAGAGAAAGACTCCAACTTCAGCGGTAATGATACCCTGGAAGGCCTGACAGCGATTGTCAGCGTTAAGCATCCTGATCCTCAGTTTGAAAGCCAGACCAAGGTCAAGCTGCTGAACCAGGAAGTACAGGGTGCTGTATCGCAAGTTGTGACGGATGCCTTCAATGAGTTCTTAGAGCTCAATCCTCGCGATGCGCGCCGTATCATCGACAAGTGTATGACGAGTAAGCGCGCTCGCGAAGCAGCGCGTAAAGCCCGTGATTTGGTCCGTAGCGGGCCAAGCCTGCTAGAGAGCAGCACGCTCCCTGGCAAACTTGCCGATTGCTCTGATCATGGTGACGATGCAGAAATCTACATCGTTGAGGGTGATTCCGCTGGTGGCTCCGCCAAGCAGGGTCGTGACCGCCACTTCCAGGCCATCCTGCCGCTGCGTGGTAAGATCCTGAACACGGAGCGTGCCCGCCTGGATAAAATCCTGGATAACAATGAAATCAAGGCCATGATCTCCGCATTGGGGACGGGCATTCATGAAGACTTCGATGTGAGTAAGCTGCGCTATGGTCGTGTGATCATCATGACAGATGCTGACGTCGATGGCAGCCACATCCGCACATTGCTGCTGACCTTCTTCTTCCGGCATATGCTCTCGCTGATCCAGGAAGGCCACCTATACATTGCACAGCCGCCAATCTACCTGTTCAAGAATGGCAAACAGAAAGACTATATCTATCCGCGGGCTGGCTTTAACGATGCAGAATTGCTAGAAGCTGCCCTGAAGAATTACAAAAATCCGGAACGCATTAGCTTCCAGCGTTATAAAGGTTTGGGTGAGATGAACCCGGACCAGCTCTGGGAGACAACGATGGATCCAGAAAATCGCACGCTGCTCCAGGTCACAATCGAAGATGCCGCAGAAGCGGATCGCGTCTTTGATATGCTGATGGGCAGCAGTGTTCCACCCCGCCGCCGTTTTATCCAGACAAACGCCAAGCAGGTTAAAAACCTGGATATCTAA
- a CDS encoding ParA family protein, translating to MTPIYVLTNNKGGVGKSTSATNIALGLTALLRQAGAARSKVLLVDTDSQAHATLVTTGSKDYSADNSLYGMLMADPEEAVQMLRNSIVSSTWDDNLHVLPGTPQLEQAERELTSIPGAPYRLADPLAKIAQHYAAIVIDTRPSFSLMTEMALVAATDAIVPVEPRYLETVGLLSVMSKIHAIRDGWRVPNLKVSGILVTKMDKRVKGHRYLLDELKASKQLGRLLCGVIPMNEAVSYAHHHHQSIYAYDPKATASDAYARLVSRLARCVHQGGVA from the coding sequence ATGACCCCGATTTATGTACTGACCAACAACAAGGGCGGCGTGGGCAAGTCCACGTCCGCGACGAATATTGCACTTGGCTTGACGGCTCTACTGCGACAAGCTGGTGCTGCCAGGTCGAAGGTTCTGCTGGTAGATACAGATAGCCAGGCACACGCGACCCTGGTCACAACAGGCAGCAAAGACTACAGCGCTGACAACAGCCTCTACGGTATGTTGATGGCGGATCCGGAAGAAGCCGTGCAGATGTTGAGGAACAGCATCGTGAGCAGTACCTGGGATGACAACCTGCATGTGCTGCCTGGGACACCACAGCTTGAGCAGGCCGAACGCGAGCTGACAAGTATACCCGGCGCACCGTATCGGCTGGCGGACCCACTGGCGAAGATCGCTCAACACTATGCAGCCATCGTCATCGATACCCGACCGTCGTTCTCTCTCATGACGGAGATGGCGCTGGTGGCAGCGACCGATGCCATTGTGCCCGTTGAGCCGCGCTACCTGGAAACGGTCGGTCTCTTGAGCGTGATGAGCAAGATTCACGCCATTCGAGATGGCTGGCGCGTGCCCAATCTCAAGGTGAGCGGCATTCTCGTCACCAAGATGGACAAGCGGGTGAAGGGCCATCGCTACCTGCTCGACGAACTGAAAGCCAGTAAGCAGCTCGGTCGCCTGCTGTGTGGCGTCATTCCCATGAATGAAGCTGTCTCGTATGCCCATCACCACCATCAAAGCATCTATGCCTACGATCCCAAAGCCACAGCCAGCGATGCCTATGCCCGGCTGGTCAGTCGACTTGCACGGTGTGTGCATCAGGGTGGTGTGGCATGA